From Quercus lobata isolate SW786 chromosome 1, ValleyOak3.0 Primary Assembly, whole genome shotgun sequence, one genomic window encodes:
- the LOC115995045 gene encoding uncharacterized protein LOC115995045, translating into MSTHWFIFLSILCVTAFRFYIFDLLVTNNSPILPKFRVDSVSVSNFSYFDSNSSVTGNWNAQFSIYNPNNWMTISYETSLFHASGFNSETRIPAFNQSRLSQTFVDATFATRDDYVDRGALRDINLDGTPGSITFNVMLVTGFKFMATGSGQLVDLGSDYFTVWCEGLVVSLSPSYSSASGSGKLVKPRDCDVF; encoded by the coding sequence ATGTCAACTCATTGGTTCATCTTCCTCTCCATCCTATGCGTGACCGCATTCCGCTTCTACATCTTTGACCTCCTCGTCACCAACAACAGCCCTATCTTGCCAAAGTTCCGAGTCGACTCAGTCTCCGTCTCTAACTTCTCCTACTTTGACTCCAACTCCTCCGTCACCGGAAACTGGAACGCCCAGTTCTCCATCTATAACCCCAACAACTGGATGACCATCTCCTACGAAACCTCGCTCTTTCACGCATCCGGGTTCAATTCCGAGACCCGAATCCCTGCCTTCAACCAGTCCAGGCTTAGCCAGACGTTTGTCGATGCTACGTTCGCCACTAGAGACGATTACGTGGACAGAGGGGCACTCCGTGACATCAACTTGGACGGCACACCTGGCTCAATCACTTTCAATGTGATGCTTGTTACTGGGTTTAAATTCATGGCTACTGGAAGTGGACAACTTGTAGATTTAGGGAGTGACTATTTCACGGTTTGGTGCGAAGGTTTggttgtttctctctctccatcatATAGCAGTGCCTCCGGGTCAGGGAAGCTGGTGAAACCCAGGGACTGCGACGTTTTTTAG
- the LOC115995063 gene encoding uncharacterized protein LOC115995063 gives MSTGTSNCVFYSSIVILLLTSIALTGYLIRDTVLVINSPRFPEFRVDSLSISNLSYTYPNFSVSGNWNARFSVQNPNKKFSISYDLVQSTLVYEPKSSHVYEPEFISEIGIPDFNQSMRKETFIDAAFAVSDAYRSMSLGYINVDSTVSFVVKFLGRIKFKDGRGRLVKDYWGREALKVHCEGLVVSLASSHSASGASISGKLVEPRDCKIL, from the coding sequence ATGTCAACCGGTACCAGTAATTGCGTCTTCTACAGCAGTATCGTCATCCTCTTACTCACCTCCATAGCCTTAACCGGCTACCTCATCCGGGACACCGTCTTGGTCATCAACAGCCCTAGATTCCCCGAGTTCCGAGTCGACTCACTCTCCATCTCCAACCTCTCCTACACTTACCCAAACTTCTCTGTCTCCGGCAACTGGAACGCCCGGTTCTCCGTCCAAAACCCcaacaaaaagttttccatCTCCTACGACCTCGTTCAGTCCACGCTCGTGTACGAACCCAAGTCCTCGCACGTTTACGAACCCGAGTTCATATCCGAGATCGGCATCCCTGACTTCAACCAGTCCATGCGTAAAGAAACGTTTATCGACGCTGCGTTCGCGGTCAGCGACGCTTACAGATCAATGTCACTCGGTTACATTAACGTCGACAGCACAGTCTCTTTCGTTGTGAAGTTTCTTGGTAGGATTAAATTCAAGGATGGTAGGGGTAGACTTGTTAAAGATTATTGGGGGAGGGAAGCTCTTAAGGTTCATTGCGAAGGTTTGGTTGTTTCTCTCGCTTCGTCACATAGCGCTAGCGGTGCCTCCATTTCAGGGAAGCTAGTGGAACCCAGGGACTGCAAGATTTTATAG